Genomic DNA from Desulfonema ishimotonii:
AAATAAAGTATTTTGTTTTATACATCCCTCATTTTGCCGATTTTCAAACCCAGAATGTGACAAAATTGAACTACATCGAGGCGCTTCAAGACGAAAATGTTTTTTATAAATTTTGTTTCGCACGCCAAAACATTTTCTGATTTTTCATTTTATCAATTTAATTAATAAATAATAACATTTTATATTAATATTTATTCAGGGTTTGCCCTGTCTTTGGCACAATGATTGCTTCTTACCTAAAGATAATTAGATGAAAAAAAATATCATTAAATGAAACAAATTTGAGACCGGATCAAGGCAAAGAGGGAGACAATTCATGAGTGCGATTATCGAAATGAGGGAAAGCATGACCACTGAGGACGCGGAAAAAAAAGAACTTGTACGGGAAATGCTGAAAAAACAGGGTATTGAATTCATCCTCACCAAGTTTGTGGATATCCACGGGGTTCCGAAGGTGAAACAGGTGCCCGTGGATTGCTTTGATGATGTGACGGAGAGCGGCGCGGGGTTTGCGGGTGCGGCGGTTTGGGGCATGGGGCTGGGGCCCGAAGGACATGACCTGATGGCCCGCACGGACCTGGATACCTACTGCCAGCTTCCGTGGATACCCAATGTGGCAATCGCCAGTTGTGACCTGTATGTGGATGACGAACCCTGGTTCTATTGCCCCCGGACCAATCTGAAACGGATGATGGGGGTTCTCGCAGAAAAGGGGTTTGCCCTGAACTGCGGCTTTGAGCCGGAACATTTTCTGGTGGAACGGAATGAACAGGGGGAGCTGACGCCCTGGGACCCGCTGAAAATCGACAACCTGGCAAAGCCCTGTTATGATTTCAAGGGGATGTGCCAGAGCATGAATTACCTTCAGGATATCATCCGGTACGGTAACCAGATGGGGTTCGGCATCTACCAGAGCGATCACGAGGACGCGAACGGGCAGTATGAAATCAACTTTGACTGGACCAACGGGCTCCATGCCGCAGACCGCCTGATCCGCTTTCGGATGATGGCCGGTCAGGTGGCGGGCAAATACGGCGCCATCGCAACCTTCATGGCCAAGCCCTTTGACGACAAAACCGGTTCCGGCGCGCACCTTCATTTTCACCTTGCGGACGCGGAGAGCGGGGAAAACCTGTTTCCGCTCCGGCCCGGGGAGACGGACTGGAAAGGGCTGGGCCTTTCCAAAACCGCGATTCACTACATCGGCGGCCTGCTGAAGCACATCAAAGCGATCACCGCCATTGCCTCCCCGAACATCAACTGTTATCGTCGTATCCAGAGCGGCGAATTTGTCTATTCTTCCACGTCGGGGTACACCTGGACGCCCTCTTTTGCCTCATACGGCGACAACAACCGGACCCATCTGTTCCGCTGCCCCGGACCCAACCGCTTTGAAGACCGCTCCCCGTCCGGCATGGTCAACCCCTACCTGCTGCTGGCCGCGCAGATTGCCGCCGGTCTGGATGGCATTGAAAATGAAATTGACCCCGGAGACGCCATTGTGGGAAAGAATGTGTGGGACATGTCCATTGACAAACGGCGGGAACTGGGGATGATCATGCTGCCGCAGAATTTGCTGGAGGCGGTTGAGGCCCTGGAGGCGGACGAGGTGGTCAGGTCCGGTCTGGGCCCCATCGGGGACGAGTATGTCCGGCTGAAAAAAGCCGAATGGGGGGAGTTTATGCGACACGTCACCCCGTGGGAGGTTGATCGTTATCTGACGGTTTTATAAGCAGCCCGGCGTATTTCTGAAAGGGTTTCCGGCCCGGCAGTGGCGGTTTGTTCATCAGGTCGGCTGTGTGAAGCGCCGCCCCGCCGAAAAAGCTTTTTCTGAACATACCGGCTGCGTTCTCTCTCTGTCCGTCGCTTACGGCCTTCCTCCTCCGCACGGGCAGAGAGAGATTTTTTCGACATCTCCGGAAGCAGCGGATTTCCTTCCGATGACGGGACGCGGAGCGTCGGAACGATGGCTGTATTTTTTAGGATTACGTTTTGCCACCCCGCCCCGCTTCGGATATATTATTTTTTTCCCGAATCCCTTACAGGTGTTTCATTATTCACAGAGGTATTTCAGATGGTATTTGATAACGTCATGGAGATGCTCGGCAACAGCGGGTGCGCGTTCACGCTCCACAGTCATCAGCCAATACGGACTATTGAAGAGGCCGAGGCCAAAGTGCCGCACCTGACAGAGAATCTGCTGAAGACCGTGGTCTTCAAAATCAAGGATTCCCACTGGATCCTGGCAGCCGTGGCCGGACCGGACCACATTCACTACAAAAAGCTTGGGGAAGCCTTTTCGGTCAGCCGCAGAAAACTGCGCTCCGTTTCCCCGGAGCAGGTGGAAACAGGGCTGGGCTTTGAGGTGGGCGGCGTGGGGCCGTTCCCGGTGGCCGAAGATGTCAGGATCGTCATTGACGCGGAACTGGCCGCCCTTGACCGCATTTTCTGCGGCAGCGGTAAAAATACGCGAACTGTTGAGATCGCCATAAAAGACCTCATTGCCCTTACCGTTGCCAGGGTTTCATCCATCAGCCGGTAAGCTGCCCCGGAAAAATGCCCCCTTCCGCGCCTGCCCCTTATCTGAAGCCGCCCCGACGATCGTTTTTTTCACGCACTGTACCGGAATGGCGTACTCTGATTCATGTTTTTTTATTTCCGGTCGGTGTCCTTCAAGAATGGAAAGCTTGGACAAGCAGCGCTCAATTCAGGCTTTATTGCGCATCATGGAGAATTCCGCTGAGAATCTCCGATGCGCCCACAACGCCGAGAAGCCGTCCGGTGGTGTCCATTACCGGCATGGGCATACCGGTCAGATGATTCACTTCCACAGCCGCACGCATGGGCGTTTCTGTATCTGCTGTTACAAGAATATTCCGGGGCAGGTTTTTCAGATCAAGTGTTTCGCTGAATTTTTTCAGCGATACTTCGGTTCCGTCAAGCGTAACGCTTTTCACCCCGCCCTCCGAATCAAGACGGCATAGGATGCGGCCATCAGAATCGAGTATTCTGGCAGAATTTTCCGTTTCCGGGCTGGGCAGATCAGAGACAGGTGTCATCAGAGAGGCGCAGCTGAGTACCTTCAGGGGATTCATGGAGGCCACAAACTGCCGCACATAGTCATTTACCGGATTGGAGACAATCTCTTCAGGTGTCCCGGTCTGAATGATTCTGCCGCTTTCCATTATGGCGATGAGAGATCCCAGCTTCAGGGCTTCGTCCAGATCATGGCTGACAAATAGGATGGTTTTCTTCAGATTGTTCTGAAGCTGGAGCAGTTCATCCTGAAGATGTTCCCGGATCAGGGGGTCAAGGGCGGAAAACGGCTCATCCATGAGAAGAATATCCGCATCGGTTGCCAGGGCGCGGGCAAGCCCCACCCGTTGCTGCATTCCGCCTGAAAGTTCATTCGGATACTTGTCTGCCCATTCTTCAAGTCTGACCAGTTCAAGCTTTTTCGTGATGATCTCTTCCCGTTCCTCGCCGGAGATGCCGCTCAGTTCAAGCCCCAGCCCGACATTCTCCCGCACAGTGCGCCAGGGCATGAGTGCAAATTGCTGAAATACCATGGAGATATGTTCTGTGCGAAGGCGGTGCAGGGTCGGACGCTTACAGGAGGCCACGTCAGTTTCTTCATCCTGATAAATCAGGACCTGCCCGCGGGCCACTTTGTTCAGACCGTTTACGCACCGGAGAAGGGAGGACTTTCCCGAACCGGAAAGGCCCATAAGGACGCAGATCTGTCCTTTTTCAACTGTGAGAGAGGCATTGTGAACCGCTACAACATTCCGGGTTTTATTGAAAATCTCATCCCGGTCCGCACCCTTGTCCAGCATTTCCACTGCCGAATCAGGGTCCGGTCCGAAAATGACATCAACGTTTTTGAATTTCAGCGCTATCATTTTCTATCCCTGCTTTGCACCGGCCTTTGTGAACTCAGGCTCTTTTAAAAGACGGTCAAGGACAATGGCAACAACCACAATGGCAAGACCTGCTTCGAATCCCTGGGCAATGTTCACAGAGTTCAGGGCACGGATGACCGGTTTTCCGAGCCCGTCCGCACCGACCAGGGCCGCGATAACGACCATGGACAGAGAGAGCATGATGCACTGCGTCAGTCCGGCCATGATGGTGGGCAGCGCATGGGGAAGCTCCACTTTCCGGAGCAATTGCATGCGGGATGCGCCAAAGGCCTTTCCCGCATCTGTCAGCTGTTCGGGAACGCCTGTGATGCCCAGATAGGTAAGGCGGATCGGAGCCGGAATTGCAAATATGACCGTTGATATCAGTCCCGGAACCATTCCGAGCCCGAAAAGCATCAGCGTCGGGATGAGATACACAAAGGTCGGTATGGTCTGCATCAGATCCAGAACCGGCCTCATCACGGTGTAAACCCATCGGTAGTGTGCTGCCAGAATCCCCATCGGTACGCCAAACATCACAGAAACAGTCGTGGCAAAGAGGACCAGGGCAACGGTTTCTATGGTCTGTTCCCAGTATCCGAGGTTCAGAATCAGAACCAGGGCAGCGACGATCCCGAAAAAGATTTTCCCGCTCCGGTGCAGCCAGTAGCCCAGCAACCCGATGGCAGCGATGAGCAAAAGCGGCGGAATCATGCTGATGATATCGATGGTTTCCAGAATGATCCACTCAAGCCCGCTGGAAAAAAGGCGAAACTGATCGTCGAAATTATCAGTAAGATATTCCACGAAAAACTGCACCCATTTTCCGATAGGAAGTTTATTGGTTAAAAATTCCGGTGTGCTGTCCATAAGTTCCTCTTCAGTTTCTGCGCTGCCTCATTTTCCATGAGGCAGCGAATTGTTACGCGCCTGACTGAACCGGCTTTGCCGCAATCCTTTTATTGTACATTGTCCCATAAAAGGGAAGGTGATACTCATAATAGGCTTTCAGATGATCGCTGTTTCCGACAGTCACCTCAAAGGTTTCCATATTCTTCTTTATGCCGGTGCTTCTTGCGGCGTCCTTATGCCACTCTTTCCAGATGTCCCACTCTTCCTTATGCTCTTCCTCCCAGGTGAGGGATTCCGGAATAAAGGGAATGCCGAGGGCATCACAGTACGCGGCCATAATGCCTTCGGGATTATCCTCAAGATCATCCGCATCCACCACAATGGGCGGTTTGCCACTGATTTCCGTGACCCTGTTATAAATCCCGGCCAGTTGTTCGAGCCCGATCTCTTGGGATGTGACGTCTGAATTCATGGCATAATAGGAGGCAATGGCCTTTGCCGGATCCCGGATGAGAAAGGTATTGGTCAGTCTGCCGAGAAACGCCTCATCCCTGGCGAGTTCCTCATAGCAGTGGGAACACATATCTTTAAAAAATACGGGCTGATCCGATGCGGATGCCTGAATGTGGTCACAGATATCCGGATAGACCGTGGGATGGTCGGGGTTCACATATTCCTGTGAAATCGTGGCCTGATCCGTATTTACGTAGTATAAATATGAAAAGGGCTCATGAAGGATGTTAAAGTCTCCCCGTTCCATCATGACCCTTTCAAATGCCGTGGAAACAGATCTCGGATGCGTCCAGAGCGCAATTATCCTGTTCATTAAAAAAAACCTCCCGCTACAATTTCAGGTTTACAGATTAAGGTGCTTCCTTACCGCTTCAAGCCCGTCTTTCCCGTCCGTTGTGGTGACGCCTTCGAGCCATTTTTCCAGAATATCCGGATTCTCGCGAAGCCATTTCTCCGCCGCTTTGAGTGGCTCCATGCCGGCATCAAGAATCATCCCCATGACCTGATTTTCCATCTTCAGGGTAAACTCCGTATTTTTCAGCAGGCGGGCAACATTGGGACATTCATTCAGATAGCCTTTTCGCACAGTGGTGTGAACCGTCGCCCCGCCGAAATCCGGGCCGAAATATTCATCCCCGCCCGAAAGATAGGCGAGGTCAAAATTGGTATTCATGGGGTGGGGTTCCCAGCCCAGAAAGACAATCCAGTCCTTTTTCCGCACTGCCCGCCGTACCTGTCCGAGCATCCCCTGTTCACTGGATTCCACCACCTTCCAGTCTTTCAGCCCGAAGGCATTTTTATCTATCATGCTCTGAATAAGACGATTGCCATCATTTCCTGGTTCAATGCCGTAGATTTTCCCTTTGAATTTTTCCTTATGTGCGGCAATGTCTGCAAAATCCTTCACGCCCGCATCATAAACATACCGGGGAACCGCAAGGGTGTATTTGGCCCCGGTGAGATTGGCCCGGACTGTTTCCACGGAGCCGTCCTTTTTATACGGCTCAATATCAGCCGTCATGGTCGGCATCCAAAGTCCCAGGAAAATATCAATATCTTTGTTTTTCAGGCTGGCAAATGTTACCGGAACCGCAAGAACGTTGGTTTTCACATCATAGCCCAGTCCCTCCATCACAACACTTGTCAGGGCTGTGGTTGAGGTGATGTCGCTCCATCCGACATCTGAGAAACGGACTTTGTTACATGAATCTGTCTCTCCTGCGAAACCTGTGAGTGAAAGTGTCAGCAGGATTGCTGCCGCTGCGGTGAAAATTTTTGTAAATCTGATCATTTTTCCTCTTTCCTCCGATACCGAATGTAATTTACATCATAAAGGTTTATGTGCCTGTTATTTATGTATAATTATTTAAAAACATATGGATCATAAGAGGTATGCAATATCATTAAGGAGCAGATTTTAATTCTGCCCCTGATATATTTTGTATTTTATATGTTCATGGTAAAGAATAATGAGAATAGCTCAGGAGAGGATTTCCTCTGTAAAAAACAAAACCAGAGGATTCAGAGAAGTTAAAGAATAAGTTTCTGTTTTCATAATAAAAGAAAAGGTATGGGGGCTATGGTACTGAATTTGAAGATAAATTCACATCAATCGGCGCATCCGGCAAATCTTCGGCGTCAACAAGACAGAGAATCTGGTTTATAGCCTTCAGAAGATTGCCAACCTCCTCATGTTCTAAATCCGCAAGACCGGAAATGAGTTTTTTTTCAATGGAATCCGGTACATTATTGCCCAGCTGCATACCCTTTTCCGTAAGTCTGATCAGTATTACCCGCCGATCTCCCTGCTTTCTGACTCTTTCTATAAGCCCTTTGTTTTCAAGCCGGTCAATGATTCCTGTCATGTTTGACGGGGTTACAAACAATTTTCTGCTCAACTCGGCTGATGATAACGGGCCATGCTGAATCAGAGTTCTCAGTACGTTCCCCTGAGGCCCTGTAAGACCGAAGCGCCTGCTCATTTTACATGAATCAAGGTATACGCCGCGATATAACTGCCTTATGGCCCCTACAATCTCTTTTATGACGGATTCATTTTTCAAGTTCATCTTTTTACTCATCAGAAGAATGTATTTAAACCCAAGTTGTTACCTATGGGGCGAACCTGCTGATTTTCCGCCCGGCAAATCTGATGAGCCGCGTAAAACCCTGTCTTTGCATTATTGGCCGAATAGGTAAGAACAAATTCTATATTTTATAAAGCGCCTGATTGTCAATAGTTAAATTATCAATACTTGTATCATTAATGTATACATAAACTCAGTTGTCACCTATCCGGCCGATAACGCAAAATTCGCCAGCTGCACAGTCTTTCCGGCATCCTTATCAGGAGCCAGATGTTCACCATTGCATTTCTCCGCATTAAATGGCATGACATGGTGAATACTCACCGAAATACGAAATCCCGCCTGAAAACGGAGGTGCAAATGGAAATCCGAAGCTACAAATTCGATCGTACGGAGTTCGCCGGTTCGCTGGGAGATCTCGGAACCCTGATTCCCCTGTCTGTGGCACTGATCCTGATCAACGGCCTGAGCGCCACATCGGTACTGCTGATGATCGGCCTGTTCTACATCTTCAGCGGATTTTATTTCAGACTGCCCATCCCGGTCCAGCCGCTCAAACTGGTGTCGGCCATTGCGATTGCCTTTCCCGAAAAAGTCACCCTGCCGATTCTGGCGGCTGCGGGCATGACCTTCGGGGCGTGTCTTCTGATGCTCTCCCTGACCGGCCTGATCGACTGGCTGGCACGGTTTTTCCGAAAGCCGATTATGCGGGGCATTCAGCTGGGGCTGGGGCTGATCCTCTTTAACAAGGGCATGGCCCTGATCCTGAAACCGGAGCTTTTCATCAATGGCGCGGATTCGGCAATTTATATCGCAGGGGTTCCCCTCAACCCGGTAATCGGGATTGCCGGGGGCATGCTGACACTGGTGCTGCTGGCCAGCAAACGCTTTCCCGCCGCGCTGGTGCTGGTCTCAGCCGGGCTGATGTTCGGCATTCTGGCCGGTGCCCTGAATAACGCCGACCTCACACCGGGACCGACGGCGGTCCGTTTTTACATCCCGACCCTCAGCGATTTTTCAAGCGCCCTGATCCTGCTGGTCATCCCGCAGATGCCCCTGACGCTGGGCAACGCGGTCATGGGCACGGCAGATACCTGTCTCACCCTTTTCGGCGAAGACGACCGGGTCAGACGGGCCACCTATCGGGGATTTTCCACCAGCATGGGCCTGATGAATCTCTTTACCGGTATGATTGCCGGAATGCCCATGTGTCACGGATCGGGCGGGCTGGCGGCCCATTACCGCTTTGGGGCACGGACCGGCGGGTCCAATCTGATGATCGGTCTCCTCTTTGTGATACTGGGGCTGGGGTTCGGCCAGATCGGCATCAGTTTCCTGTCGGCCATTCCCAACGCGGTTCTGGGGGTTCTGCTGGTATTTGCCGGTCTGGAACTGCTCATGCTGATCCGCGACATAAAAGAAAAAAACGACCTCTTTGTCGCGGGGCTGATTGCGGGGATCGGCTTTGCCACCCACAACATGGGGATTGCCTTTTTCACGGGAATCATTGTGATGAACCTGATGAAATGGCAGGATATAAAGATCTGAACAGTGAACAATGAACAGTACGCAGTAAGGGATTTTCGTGAAATAAAAATACCCATATGAACGGTAGGGCGGGGTTACGTCCCCGCCAAAACAGTGTCCCTTGCCCCCGGATTTTCATCACTTTACAAATCGGCGATCATATCCGACGGGGGCGTAACCCCGTCCTACCGTTTTGAAACGGGTAGTTTATTTGCACAGCGAAGTAGGGTGGGCACAACGCTTTACCGTGCCCACCATATTTTCCTAACCGATAGGGGGAAATGGGACCGGGACGTGTTGCGTTCTTTGGGATACGGAGTTTTTGTCGGATACAATGCGATGTTTTTACATCACGCCACCGTCAGTCTGTGACAGGCGTCATGGGAAGGAGGGGTTATGAAAGTATTTCTTTTGCTGGCACTGCTGGGGGGGCTGACAGCCTCTGTGGCGTA
This window encodes:
- the glnT gene encoding type III glutamate--ammonia ligase, yielding MSAIIEMRESMTTEDAEKKELVREMLKKQGIEFILTKFVDIHGVPKVKQVPVDCFDDVTESGAGFAGAAVWGMGLGPEGHDLMARTDLDTYCQLPWIPNVAIASCDLYVDDEPWFYCPRTNLKRMMGVLAEKGFALNCGFEPEHFLVERNEQGELTPWDPLKIDNLAKPCYDFKGMCQSMNYLQDIIRYGNQMGFGIYQSDHEDANGQYEINFDWTNGLHAADRLIRFRMMAGQVAGKYGAIATFMAKPFDDKTGSGAHLHFHLADAESGENLFPLRPGETDWKGLGLSKTAIHYIGGLLKHIKAITAIASPNINCYRRIQSGEFVYSSTSGYTWTPSFASYGDNNRTHLFRCPGPNRFEDRSPSGMVNPYLLLAAQIAAGLDGIENEIDPGDAIVGKNVWDMSIDKRRELGMIMLPQNLLEAVEALEADEVVRSGLGPIGDEYVRLKKAEWGEFMRHVTPWEVDRYLTVL
- a CDS encoding YbaK/EbsC family protein codes for the protein MVFDNVMEMLGNSGCAFTLHSHQPIRTIEEAEAKVPHLTENLLKTVVFKIKDSHWILAAVAGPDHIHYKKLGEAFSVSRRKLRSVSPEQVETGLGFEVGGVGPFPVAEDVRIVIDAELAALDRIFCGSGKNTRTVEIAIKDLIALTVARVSSISR
- the choV gene encoding choline ABC transporter ATP-binding protein, with product MIALKFKNVDVIFGPDPDSAVEMLDKGADRDEIFNKTRNVVAVHNASLTVEKGQICVLMGLSGSGKSSLLRCVNGLNKVARGQVLIYQDEETDVASCKRPTLHRLRTEHISMVFQQFALMPWRTVRENVGLGLELSGISGEEREEIITKKLELVRLEEWADKYPNELSGGMQQRVGLARALATDADILLMDEPFSALDPLIREHLQDELLQLQNNLKKTILFVSHDLDEALKLGSLIAIMESGRIIQTGTPEEIVSNPVNDYVRQFVASMNPLKVLSCASLMTPVSDLPSPETENSARILDSDGRILCRLDSEGGVKSVTLDGTEVSLKKFSETLDLKNLPRNILVTADTETPMRAAVEVNHLTGMPMPVMDTTGRLLGVVGASEILSGILHDAQ
- the choW gene encoding choline ABC transporter permease subunit, with the translated sequence MDSTPEFLTNKLPIGKWVQFFVEYLTDNFDDQFRLFSSGLEWIILETIDIISMIPPLLLIAAIGLLGYWLHRSGKIFFGIVAALVLILNLGYWEQTIETVALVLFATTVSVMFGVPMGILAAHYRWVYTVMRPVLDLMQTIPTFVYLIPTLMLFGLGMVPGLISTVIFAIPAPIRLTYLGITGVPEQLTDAGKAFGASRMQLLRKVELPHALPTIMAGLTQCIMLSLSMVVIAALVGADGLGKPVIRALNSVNIAQGFEAGLAIVVVAIVLDRLLKEPEFTKAGAKQG
- a CDS encoding sulfotransferase family protein: MNRIIALWTHPRSVSTAFERVMMERGDFNILHEPFSYLYYVNTDQATISQEYVNPDHPTVYPDICDHIQASASDQPVFFKDMCSHCYEELARDEAFLGRLTNTFLIRDPAKAIASYYAMNSDVTSQEIGLEQLAGIYNRVTEISGKPPIVVDADDLEDNPEGIMAAYCDALGIPFIPESLTWEEEHKEEWDIWKEWHKDAARSTGIKKNMETFEVTVGNSDHLKAYYEYHLPFYGTMYNKRIAAKPVQSGA
- a CDS encoding choline ABC transporter substrate-binding protein, translated to MIRFTKIFTAAAAILLTLSLTGFAGETDSCNKVRFSDVGWSDITSTTALTSVVMEGLGYDVKTNVLAVPVTFASLKNKDIDIFLGLWMPTMTADIEPYKKDGSVETVRANLTGAKYTLAVPRYVYDAGVKDFADIAAHKEKFKGKIYGIEPGNDGNRLIQSMIDKNAFGLKDWKVVESSEQGMLGQVRRAVRKKDWIVFLGWEPHPMNTNFDLAYLSGGDEYFGPDFGGATVHTTVRKGYLNECPNVARLLKNTEFTLKMENQVMGMILDAGMEPLKAAEKWLRENPDILEKWLEGVTTTDGKDGLEAVRKHLNL
- a CDS encoding MarR family winged helix-turn-helix transcriptional regulator, whose translation is MNLKNESVIKEIVGAIRQLYRGVYLDSCKMSRRFGLTGPQGNVLRTLIQHGPLSSAELSRKLFVTPSNMTGIIDRLENKGLIERVRKQGDRRVILIRLTEKGMQLGNNVPDSIEKKLISGLADLEHEEVGNLLKAINQILCLVDAEDLPDAPIDVNLSSNSVP
- a CDS encoding putative sulfate/molybdate transporter — protein: MEIRSYKFDRTEFAGSLGDLGTLIPLSVALILINGLSATSVLLMIGLFYIFSGFYFRLPIPVQPLKLVSAIAIAFPEKVTLPILAAAGMTFGACLLMLSLTGLIDWLARFFRKPIMRGIQLGLGLILFNKGMALILKPELFINGADSAIYIAGVPLNPVIGIAGGMLTLVLLASKRFPAALVLVSAGLMFGILAGALNNADLTPGPTAVRFYIPTLSDFSSALILLVIPQMPLTLGNAVMGTADTCLTLFGEDDRVRRATYRGFSTSMGLMNLFTGMIAGMPMCHGSGGLAAHYRFGARTGGSNLMIGLLFVILGLGFGQIGISFLSAIPNAVLGVLLVFAGLELLMLIRDIKEKNDLFVAGLIAGIGFATHNMGIAFFTGIIVMNLMKWQDIKI